In one Rhodococcus sp. B50 genomic region, the following are encoded:
- a CDS encoding class I adenylate-forming enzyme family protein, whose product MEIPAGSRWLRDDRVTRCASGILQYDGLEPCLAELLDRSALRFANRVAVVDRCGRALTYRELWAAAARVAGGLLDQGVGPADRVVVNQPNGIRWLVGFLGVVLAGGVPVLPAPSCSAEEAAEIEGHSGAVLTLDSDLPDGVAFLDGGASPDELAVLYYVRVAGGGLRGVELTNTNVLSTIEAVAHAMDLCGDGIRTVLTAPLSTAVGCSVQLLPTLAFGGTVVVSGSRVIRAPWRHLRAAFPTSRCVRGWGVAETGGIGLLLPSEHRSRHPRSIGVPFGGIEVALLGPDAENGVGELLCRGPSVARRYWREPCATADAFREDGWFRTGDQVRIDDEGFVDQLAVRVS is encoded by the coding sequence GTGGAGATTCCTGCAGGCAGTCGTTGGCTCCGGGACGATCGGGTCACTCGCTGTGCGAGCGGCATCCTGCAGTACGACGGCCTCGAGCCGTGCCTCGCGGAGTTGCTCGACCGGAGTGCGCTGCGTTTCGCGAACCGGGTCGCCGTGGTCGACCGTTGCGGTCGCGCGCTCACCTACCGCGAACTGTGGGCTGCCGCCGCCCGCGTCGCCGGTGGCCTCCTCGACCAGGGTGTCGGTCCCGCCGACCGTGTGGTGGTGAACCAGCCGAACGGTATCCGCTGGCTCGTCGGTTTCCTCGGAGTGGTCCTCGCCGGGGGCGTCCCTGTGCTCCCCGCCCCCAGCTGCAGCGCGGAGGAGGCAGCGGAGATCGAAGGCCACAGCGGTGCGGTGCTGACCCTGGACTCCGACCTCCCCGACGGCGTCGCCTTCCTCGACGGCGGGGCGTCGCCGGACGAACTGGCGGTGCTCTACTACGTGCGCGTCGCCGGTGGTGGACTACGTGGCGTCGAACTGACCAACACCAACGTGCTGTCGACGATCGAAGCCGTCGCGCACGCGATGGACCTCTGCGGCGACGGCATCCGGACCGTGCTGACGGCTCCGCTGTCCACGGCGGTCGGATGCAGCGTCCAGTTGCTGCCCACGCTCGCGTTCGGGGGCACCGTGGTGGTCTCGGGATCGCGGGTGATCCGCGCACCGTGGCGGCACCTCCGCGCGGCCTTCCCCACTTCGCGGTGTGTGCGGGGCTGGGGGGTCGCAGAGACGGGAGGGATCGGTCTGCTGCTGCCCTCGGAACATCGCTCTCGTCATCCCCGCAGCATCGGTGTGCCGTTCGGCGGGATCGAGGTCGCGCTGCTCGGACCCGACGCCGAGAACGGCGTCGGTGAACTCCTGTGTCGCGGGCCGAGCGTGGCCCGGCGGTACTGGCGCGAACCGTGCGCGACGGCCGACGCGTTCAGGGAGGACGGCTGGTTCCGCACGGGGGATCAGGTGCGCATCGACGACGAGGGCTTCGTCGATCAGCTCGCCGTCCGGGTGTCGTGA